A window of Ovis canadensis isolate MfBH-ARS-UI-01 breed Bighorn chromosome X, ARS-UI_OviCan_v2, whole genome shotgun sequence contains these coding sequences:
- the ASB11 gene encoding ankyrin repeat and SOCS box protein 11 isoform X4 — protein sequence MSCHPATCYLQHELGCRSRTLLQMYCWADRSPLHEAAAQGRLLALKTLIAQGVNVNLVTINRVSSLHEACLGGHVACAKALLENGAHVNGVTVHGATPLFNACCSGSAACVNVLLEFGAKAQLEVHLASPIHEAVKRGNRECMEILLANNVNIDQEVPHLGTPLYVACTYQRLDCVKKLLELGANVNHGQWLDTPLHAAAKQNSVEIIHLLIDYGANLKCRNAQGQSALDLAAPKSSVEQALLLREGPPALSQLCRLCVRKCLGRNCHKIIHKLYLPDPLEKFLLYQ from the exons ATTGCTGGGCTGATCGGTCTCCACTTCATGAAGCGGCAGCTCAGGGGCGCCTACTGGCCCTGAAAACTTTAATTGCACAA GGCGTCAATGTGAACCTGGTAACAATTAACCGGGTCTCTTCTCTCCATGAGGCGTGCCTTGGCGGACATGTGGCCTGCGCTAAGGCCTTACTGGAGAATGGTGCCCAC GTCAATGGGGTGACAGTTCACGGAGCCACACCCCTCTTCAATGCTTGCTGCAGTGGCAGTGCTGCGTGCGTCAACGTGCTGCTGGAGTTTGGCGCCAAGGCCCAGCTTGAGGTGCACCTGGCCTCACCCATCCACGAGGCAGTGAAGAGAG GAAATAGAGAGTGCATGGAGATTCTACTGGCAAATAACGTTAACATTGACCAAGAAGTGCCTCACCTCGGAACTCCCTTGTATGTGGCTTGCACCTACCAGAGGCTTGACTGTGTGAAGAAGCTTCTAGAATTAG GAGCCAATGTTAACCATGGTCAGTGGCTGGACACCCCTCTCCATGCTGCCGCCAagcagaacagtgtggaaatcATCCACCTGCTGATAGACTATGGGGCTAACCTCAAATGCAGAAATGCCCAGGGCCAAAGCGCACTTGATCTGGCGGCTCCAAAGAGCAGCGTAGAGCAGGCCCTCCTGCTCCGGGAAG GCCCACCTGCTCTTTCCCAGCTGTGCCGCCTGTGTGTCCGGAAGTGCTTGGGTCGCAACTGTCACAAGATCATCCACAAACTATACCTGCCGGACCCACTGGAAAAATTCCTGCTATACCAGTAG